CTGTCATCGACGGGTCGTGGGACAGGGCAGAAGCACCGGTGGGATACACCAGGGCGGCGCCGAATGCCCACAACACCACGCCAATCATCGCAATACCCCACACGGGTGCGAAACCGACCAGGATCAGTCCGGGACATGCGGCGATCAGCATGCCACGCAATAAAACATCAGGTGGCCAGTGCCGACGCAGCCACGCCGCGCTGAGCCTGACGATCACCACCGTGGCGAGGAAACCGGACAGTACCGCAGAGCCTTGCGCCGCCGTCATGTCGTATCCATCAACCATCGCCAGTGCAAGCCAATTATTTGCTGACCCCTCCAGCAATCCCGAGGACAACACCATCAGGCCGATCAACAGCGTGCGTTTTTCGCCCCACGCCTTTCGCGTACGGGCCGTTGATCCGCCGCTTCCAAATATCCGGCGACGCTTGGGAGCGCCGTCGCTCACAGATTGGGCGAGCACATCGTCCTCGGTGAGCAGGAACGCGGTTGCGACTGCGACGCAGGTCAGGCCAAAGACGATCACTCCCAGCAGATGATGGGTGACATGGACGGCCGCCCTCGCCATTGCGGCGCCTGAAAGGGCGCCGGTGACCGTGCCGATCGAGAACATCGCGTGGAATCGGTCCAGGACTGGGTGGCCGAGGGCGACTTCGATTAGTCCGCCTGCAGTGTTAATTGTTGACCCTGTCAACGACATCCCCATCGACACGAAGATGAGGCTCAGTGACAACAAATCGAGCGACCCCACGTGGATAGATGCCACCACGCAGCCCATACCCACAGCCCACAGCACACCCGCGAGGCGGCCGCTCATACGCGGCCCAATCGCCCCGACTACCGGGCCTGAGGAGGGAAGCGCCACCAGTGACCCGATAGAGCCGATGAGGAGCATTGCGCCGATCTGAGTCGGGCTGAGGTTCAGAGAATCACGCACTGCCGGCAAGCGAGACACCCACGAGGAACTGGCAAAGCCCATGAAAAAGAACATAGCGGCGTCAGCAATGACGGCACGACGTATCCGCGATTGGGGCAGATCTCTGCGTGACAGGCTCATGACAGCCTTCCCTGTGGCCATATTGTGCCGATCGAATAAGTGCCGTGCGTGGCTATCTAGTGCGCCGGGGCGGCGGAAACGCAGCGTGCATAAACCCCCGGGCTGTTGAACAGCTCCGGGGGCATGACAGTTGCGAGGCGTCGCTGGAACGTCACCGAGTTTCGCGGTGCGTCGTCGACTTGCGGCAACGCGGGCAATACTTGGCCAGCTCGAGGCGGTCAGGCGTATTGCGACGATTCTTCCTGGTGATGTAGTTACGTTCCTTGCACTCCGAGCACGCCAGAGTGATCTTGGGGCGAACGTCCTGAGACTTGCTTGCCACGATCTTTCCTTCACTTGAGGTTCTGAGATTATCGCCGGAGACCGGGAGGTCACGGTAGCGGGGGCGGGACTCGAACCCGCGACCTCACGATTATGAGTCGTGCGCTCTAACCAGCTGAGCTACCCCGCCGTGGTAGGTCGCGACTGCGAGGCCGCAAACCAGAGCCCCGAAAGGGAATCGAACCCTTGACCTTCTCCTTACCATGGAGACGCTCTGCCGACTGAGCTATCGGGGCAACGA
The sequence above is a segment of the Schaalia radingae genome. Coding sequences within it:
- a CDS encoding MFS transporter, with translation MSLSRRDLPQSRIRRAVIADAAMFFFMGFASSSWVSRLPAVRDSLNLSPTQIGAMLLIGSIGSLVALPSSGPVVGAIGPRMSGRLAGVLWAVGMGCVVASIHVGSLDLLSLSLIFVSMGMSLTGSTINTAGGLIEVALGHPVLDRFHAMFSIGTVTGALSGAAMARAAVHVTHHLLGVIVFGLTCVAVATAFLLTEDDVLAQSVSDGAPKRRRIFGSGGSTARTRKAWGEKRTLLIGLMVLSSGLLEGSANNWLALAMVDGYDMTAAQGSAVLSGFLATVVIVRLSAAWLRRHWPPDVLLRGMLIAACPGLILVGFAPVWGIAMIGVVLWAFGAALVYPTGASALSHDPSMTAARLSVLSTINYGAFLIGPPVLGLLASHIGYHRALTCLIVPVAVGAWLTRYLRPESDS
- the rpmG gene encoding 50S ribosomal protein L33, with protein sequence MASKSQDVRPKITLACSECKERNYITRKNRRNTPDRLELAKYCPRCRKSTTHRETR